The Acidimicrobiales bacterium sequence ACGCGGGAAACATCGCGCCACTGCTGCCTCCCGGGCTCCAGGCGGGTGAGCCGATCGTGACCGTCGGTGTCTACTGCGTCCCGATTCTCGGCGAACCGGAGTACGGCATCAGCGTCAAGGTCGAGGCGTCGTGGCAGGGCGTCGCCGGCCAGTACAACCTCGGCATGGGCATCGACCAGGAAGCCGCGGTCCACATCAGCGCCGAACTCAACGGCCAGCCCAAGTTCCTCTGTGACATCGACTACTTCCGGCTCGGCGACCAGATCGGCGCGCGGGCGACCCACCAGGGCTACACCTTCGTCGAGTACGAGGGCACCGTCACCGGCGAGGCGCCGATCGAGAACGAGCCGTTCACCGAGCACGAGTGGTGGACGAAGTACTCGCGGGCGATCGGTGGCGCGGAGAAGGAGTACGACTTCGCGCCCCACGTCGTCGACGTCGCCACCACGTTCCAGCAGGTCCACGCCGAGACGCTCGACGGTGAGCTGCTGCTGCGCGACAGCCCGTGGGATCCCGTCGCCCGCTACCTGCCGGTCGACGAGGTGGTCTCCGCCCAACTGGTCACCCATCAGGCGACAGCCCGCAACATCACCAATGCCGGACCGCTCGATCCCGATGCCTTCTGGCCCCACGCCGACGTCATCGGCGGGAGCCGCTGGCCGGGCGACCGTGGTGGTCCCAAGCGGTAGGGCTCCTCTCCGGGGAGAAGGGAGCCCTCACCTCACCGGAGGGGCTTCCGGTGAGGTGAGGTGGGGAGCGCCGTCCGCACGGAGTTCGAGATCCACCCGGTGTTCGACGATCGTCCGCCGGAACCGCTGTCTGACCGGAATCGGTCATCCCGCACTGCATCCGCCGCTCGTGTCGC is a genomic window containing:
- a CDS encoding acetoacetate decarboxylase family protein, encoding MSDAPMSRPGETAGWPKLVVKYSTDAGNIAPLLPPGLQAGEPIVTVGVYCVPILGEPEYGISVKVEASWQGVAGQYNLGMGIDQEAAVHISAELNGQPKFLCDIDYFRLGDQIGARATHQGYTFVEYEGTVTGEAPIENEPFTEHEWWTKYSRAIGGAEKEYDFAPHVVDVATTFQQVHAETLDGELLLRDSPWDPVARYLPVDEVVSAQLVTHQATARNITNAGPLDPDAFWPHADVIGGSRWPGDRGGPKR